Proteins encoded in a region of the Chelonoidis abingdonii isolate Lonesome George chromosome 2, CheloAbing_2.0, whole genome shotgun sequence genome:
- the ADCYAP1 gene encoding pituitary adenylate cyclase-activating polypeptide isoform X2 has product MCSKAILALLVYGIIMHCSVYCSPAAGFQYPALRLEDEVYDEDGNTLQDFAFDNDPLGIANPSSMIDDMYTLYYPPEKRHADGIFNKAYRRVLGQLSARKYLHSLMAKRVGGASGLEDDSEPLSKRHSDGIFTDSYSRYRKQMAVKKYLAAVLGKRYKQRVKNKGRRVAYL; this is encoded by the exons ATGTGTAGCAAAGCGATCCTAGCACTACTGGTCTATGGGATAATAATGCACTGCAGCGTCTACTGCTCACCTGCTGCTGGATTTCAATACCCTGCGCTAAG GCTGGAAGATGAAGTATATGACGAGGATGGAAACACGCTGCAGGATTTCGCCTTTGACAACGACCCTCTTGGCATAGCAAACCCTTCCTCCATGATAGACGACATGTACACCCTGTACTACCCACCGGAAAAGAG GCACGCCGATGGGATATTTAACAAAGCCTACAGGAGAGTCCTGGGTCAACTATCCGCTAGGAAATACCTGCATTCTTTGATGGCCAAACGGGTCGG CGGTGCCAGTGGCCTGGAGGACGACTCGGAACCGCTCTCCAAACGGCACTCGGATGGCATCTTCACAGACAGCTACAGCCGCTACCGGAAACAAATGGCTGTCAAGAAATACTTGGCAGCGGTCCTGGGGAAAAGGTATAAACAAAGAGTTAAAAACAAAGGACGCCGAGTAGCGTATTTGTAG
- the ADCYAP1 gene encoding pituitary adenylate cyclase-activating polypeptide isoform X1, translated as MCSKAILALLVYGIIMHCSVYCSPAAGFQYPALRISQEAPPHASEFLPFAFRARLEDEVYDEDGNTLQDFAFDNDPLGIANPSSMIDDMYTLYYPPEKRHADGIFNKAYRRVLGQLSARKYLHSLMAKRVGGASGLEDDSEPLSKRHSDGIFTDSYSRYRKQMAVKKYLAAVLGKRYKQRVKNKGRRVAYL; from the exons ATGTGTAGCAAAGCGATCCTAGCACTACTGGTCTATGGGATAATAATGCACTGCAGCGTCTACTGCTCACCTGCTGCTGGATTTCAATACCCTGCGCTAAG GATTTCCCAGGAGGCACCGCCACATGCGTCTGAATTCTTGCCCTTTGCTTTCCGGGCTAGGCTGGAAGATGAAGTATATGACGAGGATGGAAACACGCTGCAGGATTTCGCCTTTGACAACGACCCTCTTGGCATAGCAAACCCTTCCTCCATGATAGACGACATGTACACCCTGTACTACCCACCGGAAAAGAG GCACGCCGATGGGATATTTAACAAAGCCTACAGGAGAGTCCTGGGTCAACTATCCGCTAGGAAATACCTGCATTCTTTGATGGCCAAACGGGTCGG CGGTGCCAGTGGCCTGGAGGACGACTCGGAACCGCTCTCCAAACGGCACTCGGATGGCATCTTCACAGACAGCTACAGCCGCTACCGGAAACAAATGGCTGTCAAGAAATACTTGGCAGCGGTCCTGGGGAAAAGGTATAAACAAAGAGTTAAAAACAAAGGACGCCGAGTAGCGTATTTGTAG